The sequence GATATTACTGATACTCGAACGTTAAAAAGATACCTTTGAATGCACTGGACATAAACTGAATGTGCTACATCACATCTTAGACCTTCTTCTATCCCCTAGATCGCTAAATTGTAACCAGGAATCCAGACTGGTGCCAGAGAATATACAGACCATATCTTTGACGTCAGGATCATCATGCCCCCGAGAAAAATTGCTGGGTGCTCATAGCTGGCTGAGTGGGGATAGGAGCTCACAGTGCTTAAGAATATCAACAGCCCTGAGAGAGACTGGCGACCAGGTTAataaactgtacatgtggtCTACCAGACCTCCCCGGCGAGTTGCAAAAATTgtagtacacatgtacttggaaGGGGGAGTGAGTTTGCACTGGGGAACAATGCACTCGACCGGACCGGGGTGGCAAATGGTAACTTAATTCTATTGCCGGCAAACTCCTCTAGCATATTAATCGACAAcctattttgccattttttactttatttcctACTACCtacggagtctggtagagactataacTAGTCCACCACCCAAACTAAGCAGGGCGGGGCGCGGGAAGCCTTACCGTGACCAGGGCGAGCAGCGTGGCGCCCTCCGCGTGCCGCAGGAGCAGTCCCCCGCCGAAGTAACTGACGGCGTACCCCAGGATGAAGATGGTTCCTCTGGACCCGGGCTCACTGGTGCAGCCCCGCCCGCCAAAGAAACAGAGAAAGCCGAAAGCAACACTGAGGGAGAAAACACAATCACTTCGAGCAAAACGATGATAAAGCCTTTGCTTCAATCTTCTCACTCTCCATCCATTACTTTCTGTGAACTTTcccggaggggggggggggggggcgttattGCTATCTTAATTGCATACAGGGATCCCCTCTGATGATCTGTATGAACTTTCCTTGACAGGATAATATTATCCACGTACATTGATTTAGAAAAGACTGACATCACATGGATTTCCagatacagaaaaagaaaaagacaacttGGAAAAGAACTGTAACCAGTGAGGGCCTTCAGTGCAAGGGATGGCAGAAGACAGGGTTAACTGGTATACAGAAATCGTGGCCAAATGTTCCTCATGGAACGAAAAGGAACCATTCTCACTTCTCCCCGAAGTCGTGGATGTCTGCGCTGTTGCCGAACCCGGGGATGATGTCGGTCCAGAAGAGTGCGGCTGCGCACAGGAACTGGTACACGGACTCCCAGAACAGGAACCAGATGAGGCTGATCTGCTCCCGCCGCGCCCCCTtcgtcatcttcatcacctTCTCCTCTATCACGTTCATCGCAGCCGCCGGTACCTGTTGGGGAAAGTGAGGTGACATCATACTCAGCCACAGggaaaactgttttttttttagatttcggaTCGAAGTCGACTTCCTTAGGCCACGTGGGAAACTTTCGAATTCGTTAGCTTGATAAAATTGATGCGTCGTTGCTTCCTGTATAGATTCGTTTGCGATTTTCTCTCAATTCCTGCGTTTGGGTAAAgactaaaatgaaaaaaaatctaattgataaaaatgccgctttttaaaacaaaacaaaattatccCGTGGTAACGGCTTCCAAGATAGACAAACATTACACCTCCTGTCTTATGCAGCCTTAGTTGCAATATGGCAGATGGTATGCATGCACTCACACTTATAGCCCTAAGAATTCAACATGACCGATAAACATAGCCAAGCTAAGGGTCGGGAAAGTTTCTGATCATAGACAGAAGAGGGACAGTTTCAACTCACGAAGCCGATCATGAAGCAGAGCGGCCACAGCACGCCGGCGGCTCCCTTGGCGCCCGGGGCATTGTCGGCGCCCAGGGCCGGGATCATCTTCGGCAGGAGGCAGATGAAGAGGGATACCAGGACCAACATGGAGCAGGAGAACTTCCGCCGGGTGGGTTTCTTCCTCAGAACCAGAAATCTGTGAAAGCACCGATCGAAGAgaacgttttttttaaaagtaatctccaagcaaatgttggaAGGCAAAGTCGTTACGTTCTCCGAGCTACCCGTTTCTGTCACAAACCGCCAACACAAAGTCGGAATCCAACAAGCTCCTTAAGAGAAGGCAATTTGCGACAAAAACGGACAAGTAGGAAAACAGAACGGTTTTGCCTCCCACTGACATCTGCTTGCGATTGGAGACTACGTCGTAGAATCAGTAGGCCACGTTCATGGGCGCCTGTTCCCATTTTACCAATGATCAAAATGAAGAATGAAATGTTCATGCAGTTTGTAAGAATGGTCCTTTTACCGACTCGTTGTTGTAAACAGCCTCGTAATTCAGCCTTCTTAACGGCTGCCAGGAGGTTGTGTAAGTCTGTTGTGTTTTGTTATGAATAAACCAGcctactaacgttacatacactaTCCTCACCTTAGCAGTATTGTAATGGGGATGGTGAAGTTGCCCAGGATGGCCTGTAGGTACGGAGCCGTCCGGGTTCCGCTGGAGGCGTTCACTACCAGCACGCCGTTCAGGGCGTCAAACAGTCCCACTAGGAACAGCAGGGTGTGGGGGAACTTCAGGTCCGTCTCTGTGATCTGGCCTGTGGGGGGAACATTCATGTTGCTCATGTTACTTCTCATCTGATTTTGACTACAATTTGGCATTTAAACATCCATCGTAGTGCGAGACAAGGCACCGAAACAAATCTGATGTCAGAACAGATAATTAAGGAGCGAACCACGTAACGTTAGAGAGTTCACAGAACATTGCTTGTGCGTAACGTGACGTGATCACAATACAGATGGAGCTACTAGAAAGTGAAACTTGTTTGTGGAAGGCACGAATTAAGACCTAGAACTTCCTTCCCGTATCATAGTTGTCAATCCTGTGGACAGTAATACTGTTGTTAACTTGGTAAATGGGAAAGCCACTTACCCAGGAGGAAAGCTCCTGCCAGACACACACCGAAGATGATGACGAAGGAGAAGCTGGCGAAGGAGAAGACGAAGTACGGGACGATGTGCGGCGATGACGTGCCGTTTTGCGTCGTGCCGTTTGACGTGGTGTTGGGCAGGCCGGGTGTGGCGGCGTCGATCCACAGGGGCAGGGAGACGTTCTGTGTCACCTGAAGAGTGTACGATTCACAGATTTATTTTCAGACATGTAACAAGCCCTGTTGTATACATAgggaaacataaaaaaatgtcCAGATattagaaattcttccaatgattgtaaaagctcttGATCCCAtgctatacactcttgtattaggtaggtTAACGTTgtagaactgtagttaagtaCCAGTATATGCCATACTTgcttgtacaattattgtgtaatAAAGTTGTACATTTATTTTCAGGTGGGTAGCGAAGATATCGATAGGATATTTTGCATGATGGTGATGTTTCACTTTCGATGAAACCACagtggtagttttatgttccaCCTGGCAACTGCAATGGCCAATGCTATTCATTTCGCAGCGCTTTCAAAACATGGCATTATACGTTTAATGATTCATAAAGACTTCTGTAAACAAAATGACCTTTTCgagacctacatagaccaagaTTTCAATTGAAGGAGAACTGACTTCACCCTACCTGTCCAGATACAGTAAGGATGGCAAAAATGATGTTGGCTACTGCGACAGAAACTTCCCAGCCGAAACAAAGCGTGAGCCTGCGGTGCTGTGGGGTGGTCTGGGCGGTTCTCTCCATGGTGTGACGGCCTTGTAGGAAAACGGACAACCGAACGCTGATGGAAGTAGGTTTAGATGCTTTCCTGTCCGACTGCAACGTATACAATAACAAAAAACGTTTCGTCCGGTAACTACATAGTCTTTACTGCTAAAGCAACGAAACACACCGCCTCAGTAGTAGACACTTCTTTCGCGTCTGTCTGCCTACGCACTTTCTAGTGTACTGAGCTAGTAGTAATCAACGTTGTCATGAAAGTCGTCCGACCGGCATGATGAAATAACTGTCATTCTTGCGAAGTCGAGCAACGGTCCCGTGACATTCATGTGTTTATGAGGTTCAGAATGACATCACTATTAAAAATCGTCGGAATCAACTTTACTTTGAGGAAGCAACGAGGAGGGGGATTCACAGAATGGTGTAATGCCGACGGAGGCGATATATatgtaaactagaaaggcaacattttcaggaaaatgcaggatattccccttccattatctacacctgaaatatgacatccttagcattgactgtaatggtattatgaagtttctgcatatatcATGCGAACGAGGTCTGcaatagcataatttatggtcagttgtattcacctttcctaaaggtacctacatctcaaatatgacattcgtagcttttatggcaagggatatgcataaattatgcataaggccctcattatcataatttatggccaggttttctgacctttcctaaatatacctacatctctaatatgacatccgtagccttgacAGTAAAGACAAGtacatgcctaaattatgcaaacaaggtccgcattagcatgatttatggccaggtgtgttcactttttctaaaggtacctatttctcaaatatgacatctgtagctttaaTGGTGAGGAAAGTACAAGTGCATTATGCAAATAgagcccttattagcataattaatggtcaggtgtattcacctttcctaatggtacctacatctgaaatatgacatctgtagcctttacggtaagggaaatacaagttaatgcctaaagtatgcaaatgaggtcctcattagcataatttatggccagatgtattcacctttcctaaaggtacctacaactcaaatatgacatccgtagcttttacggtaaggaaaatacacgtttctgcataaattatgcaaataaggtcctcattagtataattcatggccaggtgtgttgacctctcttaaaggtacctacatctcaaatatgacatccgtagctttcatggtaaggaaaatacaagtttatgcataaattatgcaaatgaggtcctcattagcataatttatggccaggtgtgttcacctgccctaaaagtacctacatctcaaatatgacatttgcagcttttacggcaagggaaaaacaagtttatgcatgaattatgcaaatgaggtcctcattagcataatttatggccaggtgtgttcaccattcctaaaggtacctacatctcaaatatgacatctgcagcttttacggtaagggaaatacaagtttatgcataaattatgcaaatgaggtcctcattagcataagttatgtccatgtgcattcacctttcctaaaggtacctacatctcaaagatgacatccgcagcttttacggtaagggaaatacaagtttatgcatagattatgcaaattaggtcctcattagcataattgattgtcaggtgtagtcacctttcctataggtacctacatctcaaatataacatccgtaccattttacataattatagtacatataactttctgcaatatcaTTAGTAGacctaccaccgcacatctacttggtttttggcagaagaagaagaagaagaagaaagaagaagaagaagaagaagaacaggcaagcaaaaacagtatatcccccttcccactggaaggggaatataatgatGAAATGAGTGGTTGAATCCAGCGATTAACGATTGAAATCAACAGGGGCGGTCATGGGCTTGCGATAACAAAACACCTTCCCCCGATCAAACTAATTGTGCCGTTATTTCGTTCTAACAGTGTGCGCTGTCGATAGCTTTTTTCATTGGTACGGTACCGGTGTTGTCAGAATCAGCGACATTATGGTATACTTGAACGTGGCCTCGGATGTTGACAacttatgtagtttatttgagattttGACGACATTTGACACTGGATGTATTTATTTCAAGCATTCTTTACTCAATCACGATATAATGTGGATTTCTACAGCCTTGTTTTGCCGAAAAGTCTACAAATTGGAAGTAAACCCACCTATGATACCAAAGCGTGTCTGTTGTGTTGTAGCGCTAACGTTGCTTGTCGTAATGTCGGGTTGTTTGGTCACACAATAATCACGTGGACGCCTGCATAGCCAGGTTACCTGAGGATACGGCACTGTTGACTCACCTGGTTCACGTGACCGTGGGTTGTCCATTTCCGTTTCCATCTtgtgaacggtcgttgccatttggAACGGCCCATGCCAGATCGCTGACCGCTCGATGTCCGAGCATAtcataacctttttttttggggggggggggcaaaaccggCTAAAAAGCAACAGATTACGAATGTACGAGAGGGTAGCGTGAAAAATGGTAAGGATATTAGTGAAAAAAAGCACCAGCTCGAGTTTGGACCAGGGCCAAAAAGTCTAATCCTAAAACCCTGATCCTCTACGCCAAGGAACATCACTTAAAGTGTACCGATATGGcatcgaccgtttcaaatggcaacgaccgttttAATACAAGACGGAaattagcctgtatttacacaagctctcagccggaggttactgacccccacccaagaCCCTTGGGTTAAAGGCGGTCACGgaaaccggctggacactaggagcgcgattcgtcaggatAGACGGAAATTAGCTTCGCCTGCAGTTAACGTTGTGCATTATGAAGCACAGTTCGAACCCAGTGAAATGGTATAGGTAGCACTGCAGATTCCTGCCAACACCACCACGTTTTTGGGTTGTAAGTGGAATCAAACGACCCCATATTCCATAGGGTTATATTTGCAATCTGAAAGAAATCTCTAGAGACATTGTTAAAATGTCAGAGTGTGAAAAGCGAATAGTTGCCTAAACTTCATTTGATCATGATTTAATGTAACAACCATCAATTTGTTCAGTAGATACAAGACTTTTATTTTCTTGTAAGCAGGGCGAGGTATACATGATCATAGAGAGGTTATTTGTTAAAGATTTGTTTGCAAATTCTAGAAATGATGTCTCAGCAACAATGCTTCTGTAAGCTCTATTACCAGTTGTTATAACACTTGTTGGAATCAGGGGTCAACCAAAGCTGAAAGACTGTCATGTTTTAGTTTCAATCAACATGAAAGTCATAACTTTTGAAATGTTGGATCAAAAAGAATGTCTTCCAAAATCTATTTAAGACCTACTTTACAGCACACTTTACCGTTTAGTCAATTACATTACTTCACAACAACACTGTAATAGTGGTTTACTGTTATTGttaattcattattcatagaaTATTGTGATGGGCCTGAGGCACATATTAGATTGAAGTGCTAAAAAGTCCAAGTCATTGTACATGGAACTGCTATGACCAGACAAAATTGAAGATACGTTACTAATTGTATGGAGTATCATGTTAATCTTCGTTTTGGTGTAACCACACTATGGCAAGAATGCATTTGCATTGACTGTAAAATACTGCATGTATGTAATGGCCACAGTCAGATCTTGTGATCGGAGGCACGTATCAAACACTGCTTTACATTATTGTACAGCAATGTTACAGCAGTGAACACATTGCTACCACTGACATAAACATTTACTCATCGTGTATATGTAACTCACATATCTTCACAGAGCACCGTCAATTTACCATATATAAATTCATATAAGACAGCCTTACCTACCGTTGTGCTTTTTAATAATTTGTGAGTCTTCGTTTTGACTTGCTCAGTTAGACTATATTTTGACAGAACCACTTGCAGTCCTTAGGCTGTGAGCACTTAAATTTACATAAAATATAGGTCTAGCATCTCATAAAATCTTGCTTGATTGTACATGGCATAGCAAAGAAGCAACTTGATCATTAAAACAGAGAGAAACAATAGCTACATCTAATGGTTCATTTTTCATGTCAAGTTGTACTCCCATGCAGCACTGTCCTCCAGTAAAGTCATCCACACCTGGTTGAACTCCTCCTGACTGGAACACTCCTGGAAGGTGGGGAGGGCAATCTCGTTGAAGCAGGTGTGCGACTCGATACCGCGCACCCCCGGATCCACGCGGACCTTGATTGCCTCCATGCTCAGAAGGTTGCTTCCCGTCACGTAGCGGAGAAACTTTCTGCAGACATCCTCGTTGGAGTTGTACAGAAACGATGTCAGCATGGAGAAAACCCTgggcccctcccccctccgaCTCTGAGTGGTGAGTTCCAGTTTACCGATGATGTTGTTTGCGGTTGGCTGCAGGGACGAGTACAAAGCGTGGATGTCCTCTGTGGTCACCTGTTTAAACACTTCGGCACTTGCTTCTCCAAAACCCGACACGATGCCCAAAATGGCAGCCTTTGGTTCCTCAAACACCTTGAACTCTGCCACACGATGGAAGATCTCGGGGAAATCCTGGAATGTTGGCATCGTCTGAATCTCACAGTTGATGAGAAAGTCTCTAAGCTCTGTCTTCTTGGATGTGAAGTTTTCTGGTGTGTAGTTGTCGAACAGGGATTTGAGCAGGGTTCTCTCAGTTTCTGTCAGTGTGTTGAGGAAGGCCTCCTGGAGGGCTGGCTTGGTTGGTCTCTTGTCCAGAATGTGCAAAGTGATCACCTGAACAAAGGCACAAAAATAAAGTCTTGTCTCTTTTGCTTTATAACTATATGACACAGGGTGTTTGTAAGCTACAAAGTAGTTTCTAAATACCATTTGCTGCAAGTATGAGGCAAAAGCCTTCTACCAGTAAGGCACAAGTATGAATACATAATGTCACAGTGTTCAAAGGATCTAAGTAATCACCTCTGGGATGACATCCACAGGATAGTGTCCGACCAGCACGTAGCAGTGACACAGCGCCCTCCCCACGGCCTCCCAGTACCGCTGGTTGTACTCTGGGGTGGAGATGGGCAGTTGAACGTCCGACCCAGCTGTGGACTTCTGCTTCACGGACTCCCAGAAGATGGTGAACATCTCCCTGCTGACTCCCTTTACGTCTACTGATGGCTCACCCTGAAGTGGTAGAGGGAAGGAATCAGTTTTGGCAAGTTGCAGGCATAAACATAAACTATGAGGCATGATCTGCATGACATCTTACATTGCATATCTGTGGTAATATTGATAGTTGACAGTCAGCTACAGCCCTGTCCAAGTAGCTTTCATCAATGGGACCCTCTTTTTCAATGTAAGTACTCTTTTGACTGTCTTAATAAGTAACGTTAAACAGAACATTCACTTTTGAACTGTTTTAGGAAGATGGAACTTACTTCCAAAAGTTCAAGGTGTTTTGCATGTAATGGTACTAAAACTGCACTCCTTTTTGTCATAGACATGTGCCAGTAggcatgtaacctccattaacattaatctaccgggttacataaatcagcctctttgaaaaacagtgggtttgagagatctctagtgcagcatccccctgGTTTGcaaagtttagatatacaggaatgcTGACAATTATACTGGGGGAAGTTGGGTTGGAGATTCATCTGGATGCATCTTTTCATGGTGGCAGACCTATGTTCCCTGGTGGAATGATGTTAATAGATGTTACATGGATCTTTAGTGCTTGTCATCAGTACTTGTTCTtattctctaccagactaactgcgccggctatagggagaacatttgccgagggactttggccatggagggtaacattaaCAGCCgcagttgcaatattggaccctatctccgtagccgactcccttcatacaattgactctatttgggccaatttctactattttcccagcgacccgcgaaGGATGGTAGAGTCTAAGTTGTTCTCACCTTGAAGGTGACCCTGATCTGATGTGTCCAGGTCCTCCTGTCTGTGTCAGAATACAGACGTATGACGTCCGCGTGGATCGACTCCCGGCTGACGGTGACGCTGTGTTTGTGATAACCTTGGTTCATGGCCAGCTGCTGTCTCAGGCTGTCCAGCAAAGCTGTCCCTCCAGAGGCTGAACTGCCTGCTTCCTGCCTCCTGGTGAAAAAAAGACACTGTAAATTCTAATTTAAGCTCTCTGGGACTAAATTTCaaggtaggagggaaaaggaggctTTCgtagtgttttaagtttgcacttGAAACAAATGTAGTAGTGCAGTGCAAGACATGTTTGCAGTGTGATAAGCAAACCACAAAAAAAGGCAAACATATAACCACTGTGAACAATACTAAATTTACAATAAGCAGAACTTCTTTGTGACATCAATATCAAATCTTCCATTTTAAGTATTTCATGTCAAAGTGAGGGATTTTCTTTGCCATTACTACGGGTTTAAAGACTTTCAGATATTTGAAGCACAACATATTCCTTAGTTGATGGGAGACATGAAAATTGTGCTCAGTTGCTTTGTTCATAAACATTTCTATGCTTTCAACAGTTTTAGTAAGTACTTGGTGATTTTAAAAGACACTGTCAAATAAGGTGCATACAGTACAAACAATGTAGAGGATGGAGGTCATTTATCTGTCAGATTATGTTGAGTGCATATGACTCTGTGCTTTGGGAATTCAAATCTATTTTCCAACAATATTGGATTACAAAAATTACAGCAACTCTACCAACCTGAGTGGAGGCCGGGTCAGACGACCAAACCGAGAGGAAATGTCTTCAACGGCCTCGTCTGGGACAGGATAGTCAACTCTTCTCAGAACTATGGATGGGTCAAAGAGCAATACAAGATAAATTTTTACTGCTGTTATTATGCCATTATTATGATAGTTTGAGCTGGGTTTATATTTCACCGGCTACAACATTTTGACAGTTTTTTTTATGGCAGTGATTCAGCTATGATACAAAATTATCCAATAAAGAACATGCATCATTCACACAGAAATGATACTCAAGTGAGTATTGCAAAACTTTAAGGAATTATAAGTTTTGAGAAGTGCAAGTACCTCTGCACATGACGCAGATGGGGCTGACACCAGTGTTGACATACGTGCACCTGTGGCACACCCAGGTTATCCTGTCTCCATCTGAAATTAGGAGATCTTTTCAGTAAATGTAGTGAACATCTACTATGTTAAACATCATTCCACCATGGTACATAATTGTGCtaccctaaaaagatacgttcaaacagatcttcaacccaacGTTCTtcagtataatgtactcctgtatatctaaactgtgcatacctggggggtgctgcactagtgacctctcaaacccactgtttttttaagtggcagatttatgttaatggaggttacaccTTTTTTCTGTTGCTCATCACACCACAATATTGCAATTCCATCATCATTGGCATCACGACTATGAATATGGAAGTAATTAACACACAACCTCAGAGCTGTCTAGGAAAACATATGGTTCATCTTGTCACTATTTGCTTTCATGACATCATGATATGATAATAGacctatataacgttacctgcaGCTTCATCGGGGATGCTGTCCTCGGGGGCACTGTTGTACTCCTCCCCACTGTCCTCTGAAGACTGGTCAGAGACTGGTCCTACCGCCTCCCTCTCAGGCTCTGACTCTGGCTGCAGTGCTGAAAGCAGAGCTGTTGTTAAACATTTTACTCcttctgctacatgtacaagagaaTTGATTATTCCTGTGTCCAGGTCACCCTAATGATTGCAGTCTTTCCTTCTACTGATTCTTGCATTATGTTTGTCTCATTTTCCCACTTTGATGTCAGACCTAAGATTGAAATTTAACTTACAAATCCTTTTAATGTAACATTAAACAAACTACGCTGGTTTACCATCTTTAAATAAAGTTTTGATTATTTAAAGTTAGCTACTAAATACAACATCAAGTACCAGAATGCTGTTAATGCAATTGCTAAAAATCTACAACTCATTACAGGCAGACTTCAAACCAGTATAAAGGCACAATGGCGATGATACATACCTACGTTATGCAGAGTTGTTTCAAAACCAGGAGGATTACCAATGAAACTGGTGTTTCTACTGTCTGCAACACAAAGGAAAGTAACATGTGAAAATCAAAGACAATGGTACAATGTTAGTGTGATATAACCTCTTCTCT comes from Branchiostoma lanceolatum isolate klBraLanc5 chromosome 2, klBraLanc5.hap2, whole genome shotgun sequence and encodes:
- the LOC136428629 gene encoding crt homolog 3-like, coding for MERTAQTTPQHRRLTLCFGWEVSVAVANIIFAILTVSGQVTQNVSLPLWIDAATPGLPNTTSNGTTQNGTSSPHIVPYFVFSFASFSFVIIFGVCLAGAFLLGQITETDLKFPHTLLFLVGLFDALNGVLVVNASSGTRTAPYLQAILGNFTIPITILLRFLVLRKKPTRRKFSCSMLVLVSLFICLLPKMIPALGADNAPGAKGAAGVLWPLCFMIGFVPAAAMNVIEEKVMKMTKGARREQISLIWFLFWESVYQFLCAAALFWTDIIPGFGNSADIHDFGENVAFGFLCFFGGRGCTSEPGSRGTIFILGYAVSYFGGGLLLRHAEGATLLALVTSLVTPLGFLFWTLFEEDPFHFHVNTGNVTWFSLGALVLMVPAIYFYNTGPSERSTEASTRKTDPEKAPLIASHVQYT